From a single Planctellipticum variicoloris genomic region:
- a CDS encoding serine/threonine protein kinase: MWKYLTSLLQRKPRVDKVDIVRRFELISRVGQGSMSKVWKARDSRSGRIVALKVLDLEKTRKLEARFDKRLKKPTEGEIAIALKHPRIVETTEYGMTTNGEQYLVMEYVEGMALSVLIDAQNDVMKKYRVRIMIELGDAIQYFHKQQWIHRDICPRNVLLDMQYHVKLIDFGLVVPNTPPYQAPGNRTGTANYMAPELVKRQRTDQRIDIFSYAVTCYEMCAGRMPWDAAGTLEAVMQHMNTPATDLRVYARDIDPELSDTIMKGLELRPDDRWQTMAEMLQPLRQLPGATIQG; this comes from the coding sequence ATGTGGAAGTATCTGACGTCGTTGCTGCAGCGGAAGCCCCGCGTCGACAAAGTCGACATCGTCCGCCGGTTCGAGCTGATCAGCCGCGTCGGCCAGGGGAGCATGTCCAAGGTCTGGAAGGCGCGCGATTCGCGCAGCGGACGGATCGTGGCCCTCAAGGTGCTGGACCTGGAGAAGACCCGCAAGCTCGAAGCCCGCTTCGACAAACGGCTGAAGAAGCCGACCGAGGGGGAGATCGCGATTGCGCTCAAGCATCCGCGGATCGTGGAAACGACCGAATACGGGATGACGACGAACGGCGAGCAGTATCTGGTGATGGAGTACGTCGAAGGGATGGCCCTCAGCGTCCTGATCGACGCCCAGAACGACGTGATGAAGAAGTATCGCGTCCGGATAATGATCGAGCTGGGGGATGCGATCCAGTACTTCCACAAGCAGCAGTGGATTCACCGCGACATCTGCCCGCGGAACGTCCTGCTCGACATGCAGTACCACGTCAAGCTCATCGACTTCGGGCTGGTCGTGCCGAATACGCCGCCGTACCAGGCGCCCGGCAACCGGACCGGAACGGCGAACTATATGGCCCCCGAGCTGGTGAAGCGGCAGCGGACTGACCAGCGGATCGACATCTTTTCGTACGCGGTGACGTGTTACGAAATGTGCGCCGGGCGGATGCCGTGGGACGCCGCCGGGACCCTGGAAGCAGTGATGCAGCACATGAATACGCCGGCGACCGACCTGCGAGTCTACGCCCGCGATATCGATCCGGAGCTGTCGGACACGATCATGAAGGGGCTGGAGCTGCGGCCCGACGATCGCTGGCAGACGATGGCCGAAATGCTGCAGCCGTTGCGGCAGTTGCCCGGCGCAACGATTCAGGGATGA
- the accD gene encoding acetyl-CoA carboxylase, carboxyltransferase subunit beta codes for MNTEVPDSDASSQARKKRGVPEGLWIRCDACKNTVFKKQVDKNFGLCPDCGHHFYISAQNRIEQLLDPESFEEWYADLSPLDPLGFADSRPYKDRLVAEQRKTGLKEACIVGRGYMRGRPLVFGLTDSAFIMGSMGSVVGEKLTRAIERATELSLPVVIVSGSGGGARMHEGILSLMQMGKVSAALARYQSAGGLFISVLTNPTMGGVAASFASLGDIIIAEPKALIGFAGPRVVKATVKIELPPDFQTSEFLLKHGFVDRIVARPELRSEIARLFDYCGK; via the coding sequence ATGAATACCGAAGTTCCCGATTCGGACGCCAGCTCGCAGGCCCGCAAGAAGCGCGGCGTGCCCGAGGGCCTGTGGATCCGCTGCGACGCCTGCAAGAACACCGTGTTCAAAAAGCAGGTCGACAAGAACTTCGGACTCTGTCCCGATTGCGGCCATCACTTCTACATCTCCGCCCAGAATCGCATCGAGCAGTTGCTGGATCCGGAGAGCTTTGAAGAGTGGTATGCGGATCTCTCGCCGCTCGATCCGCTCGGCTTCGCCGATTCCAGACCTTATAAGGATCGGCTCGTCGCCGAGCAGCGCAAGACCGGACTGAAGGAAGCCTGCATCGTCGGCCGGGGTTACATGCGCGGGCGCCCGCTCGTCTTCGGGCTGACCGACTCGGCCTTCATCATGGGGAGCATGGGCTCGGTCGTTGGCGAGAAGCTGACGAGGGCCATCGAACGCGCGACCGAATTGTCGCTCCCCGTCGTGATCGTCAGCGGGTCCGGCGGCGGCGCCCGGATGCACGAGGGCATCCTGTCCCTGATGCAGATGGGCAAAGTCTCCGCCGCACTGGCGCGGTATCAGTCGGCGGGGGGGCTGTTCATCTCGGTGCTGACGAATCCGACGATGGGCGGCGTCGCGGCCAGTTTCGCGTCGCTGGGCGACATTATCATCGCCGAACCGAAGGCGCTGATCGGCTTCGCCGGTCCGCGCGTGGTCAAGGCGACGGTGAAGATCGAGCTCCCGCCGGACTTCCAGACCAGCGAATTCCTGTTGAAGCACGGATTCGTCGACCGCATCGTGGCGCGCCCCGAACTGCGGAGCGAGATCGCCCGCCTGTTCGACTACTGCGGCAAGTGA
- a CDS encoding histidine phosphatase family protein, which produces MAIVVLVRPGATAFELQDRIEGSLSLPMCESCVVVMEQLVEALPREVSPRVVFCGPAESSRATAESLGGWLGVPVKATETLGNINLGLWQGLPEDDVRRKQPRLIKQFEENSVSVCPSGGETIAEFVDRVGETLERPLRKFDAIAIVMAEPGASLVRQMLLGQPYVLERLTNRLPPEERVEFINTETGAFGHCWNEIRREPVGAGRVAR; this is translated from the coding sequence ATGGCGATTGTGGTGCTGGTTCGCCCGGGTGCAACGGCGTTTGAGTTGCAGGACCGGATCGAAGGCTCGTTGAGCCTGCCGATGTGCGAATCGTGTGTCGTGGTGATGGAACAGCTCGTCGAGGCCCTGCCCCGCGAAGTCTCTCCCCGCGTCGTTTTCTGCGGTCCCGCCGAGTCGTCCCGGGCGACGGCGGAATCGCTGGGAGGCTGGCTCGGCGTCCCGGTCAAAGCGACAGAAACCCTGGGAAACATCAATCTCGGGCTCTGGCAGGGGCTCCCGGAAGACGACGTCCGGCGCAAGCAACCCCGGCTGATCAAGCAGTTCGAAGAAAACTCGGTCTCAGTCTGCCCCTCGGGCGGCGAGACCATCGCCGAGTTCGTCGATCGCGTGGGAGAAACGCTCGAACGTCCATTGCGAAAATTCGACGCGATTGCGATTGTGATGGCCGAACCCGGAGCGTCGCTGGTGCGGCAGATGCTGCTGGGGCAGCCCTACGTGCTGGAGCGTCTGACCAATCGACTTCCCCCCGAAGAACGGGTGGAGTTCATCAATACGGAAACCGGCGCCTTCGGACACTGCTGGAACGAGATCCGCCGAGAACCGGTCGGCGCTGGACGAGTCGCTCGCTGA
- the rpe gene encoding ribulose-phosphate 3-epimerase: MDRRSRLASLAADHPLIAPSMLKCDFADLVGELSRLDAAGADVIHWDVMDGHFVPNLSYGPMLIQAARKRSERFFDAHLMISDPGKYLDEYLQAGCDAITIHIEAVPDPTPVLSRIREAGRVAGLALNPGTPVSAIEPFLPACDLVLVMSVQPGFGGQRFMPEVLPKLQRLKEIVSPKTVLSIDGGIAASTISAASAAGARLFVAGSSVFDAAEYGPAIANLAHLAGA, translated from the coding sequence ATGGATCGACGATCCCGTCTGGCCAGTCTGGCTGCCGATCACCCGCTGATCGCGCCGTCGATGCTGAAATGCGATTTCGCCGATCTCGTCGGCGAATTGTCCAGGCTCGACGCGGCCGGCGCGGACGTCATTCACTGGGACGTCATGGACGGCCACTTCGTGCCGAACCTGTCCTACGGCCCGATGCTGATCCAGGCGGCCCGGAAGCGGTCCGAGCGGTTCTTCGACGCGCACCTGATGATCTCGGATCCCGGCAAGTACCTGGACGAGTATCTCCAGGCGGGCTGCGACGCGATCACGATCCATATTGAAGCCGTTCCCGACCCGACGCCGGTGCTGTCGCGGATTCGCGAGGCCGGGCGCGTGGCCGGTCTGGCGCTGAACCCGGGGACCCCGGTCTCCGCAATCGAGCCCTTTCTGCCCGCCTGCGACCTGGTCCTCGTCATGAGCGTCCAGCCGGGATTCGGCGGTCAGAGGTTCATGCCCGAAGTGCTGCCGAAGCTGCAGCGATTGAAAGAGATTGTGTCACCGAAGACGGTGCTGTCGATCGACGGGGGCATTGCGGCCTCCACGATTTCGGCGGCCTCCGCGGCAGGAGCCCGGCTGTTTGTCGCCGGCAGCTCTGTTTTTGACGCCGCGGAGTACGGTCCGGCGATCGCCAATCTGGCGCATCTGGCCGGAGCGTAG
- the gap gene encoding type I glyceraldehyde-3-phosphate dehydrogenase yields the protein MAAVRVGINGFGRIGRVAFRAMAARPDEFEIVAINDLGKPDSLATLLKYDSVQGRFNGTVSCEGDSIIVNGKKVKVCAEKDPRNLPWKDLGVEIALESTGFFTGRAKDGKPGYDSHIEAGARKVILSAPAKDKPDLTVVMGVNDNQLTAEHKTISNASCTTNCLAPVAMILQEKFGIASGLMTTCHAYTNDQRVSDQLHDNIYRSRAAAINIIPTTTGAAKAVGEVLPALNGKLTGISLRVPVPVGSIVDLVVNLEKDVTEAEINGAIKEAAEGRLKGILEYTEDPIVSSDVIGNPHSSIFHAPWTMVLQKRMVKVLSWYDNEFGYSSRTADLIAKVARL from the coding sequence GTGGCAGCGGTGCGTGTCGGTATCAACGGTTTCGGTCGGATTGGTCGCGTGGCGTTCCGTGCAATGGCCGCCCGCCCGGACGAATTTGAGATTGTCGCGATCAACGACCTCGGGAAGCCGGACTCGCTGGCCACCCTGCTGAAGTACGACAGCGTCCAGGGACGGTTCAACGGAACCGTTTCCTGCGAAGGCGATTCGATCATCGTCAACGGCAAGAAGGTCAAGGTCTGTGCGGAGAAGGATCCGCGCAACTTGCCCTGGAAAGACCTCGGCGTCGAAATCGCCCTGGAATCGACCGGCTTCTTCACCGGCCGCGCGAAGGACGGCAAGCCCGGCTACGACAGCCACATCGAAGCGGGCGCCCGCAAGGTGATCCTCTCCGCCCCCGCCAAGGATAAGCCGGACCTGACGGTCGTCATGGGCGTCAACGACAATCAGCTCACCGCCGAGCACAAGACGATCTCGAACGCAAGCTGCACCACGAACTGCCTGGCTCCCGTCGCCATGATTCTGCAGGAAAAGTTCGGCATCGCCAGCGGCCTGATGACGACCTGCCACGCCTACACCAACGATCAGCGCGTGTCGGACCAGTTGCACGACAACATCTATCGTTCGCGGGCCGCCGCCATCAACATCATCCCCACCACGACCGGCGCCGCGAAGGCCGTCGGCGAAGTGCTGCCGGCCTTGAACGGCAAGCTCACCGGGATCTCGCTCCGCGTACCGGTCCCCGTCGGCAGCATTGTCGACCTCGTCGTCAACCTGGAGAAGGACGTCACCGAAGCCGAGATCAACGGCGCGATCAAGGAAGCCGCCGAAGGCCGGCTCAAGGGAATTCTGGAATACACCGAAGACCCGATCGTCTCCAGCGACGTCATCGGCAACCCCCACAGCTCGATCTTCCACGCCCCCTGGACCATGGTCCTGCAGAAGCGGATGGTCAAGGTCCTCTCGTGGTACGACAACGAGTTCGGCTACTCCAGCCGGACCGCCGACCTGATCGCCAAGGTCGCCCGTCTGTAG
- a CDS encoding metallophosphoesterase, translated as MAGVSLATKIDGPVAVIGDVHGQVDKLLAVLDKLQRLPDYAQRWIVFIGDLVDRGPDPAGAVEILAKLLKSHPRTTAIEGNHEFAMLSALGWHPSLEFTNWRERWVGQYDAETTFESYGAEFGNLEDLAAKVPPHHRELLVNLPWAVEHPKYLFVHAGLDPNQPYDLQRRVLKARDFTLSRPPWLCSKAFIEQEPPNDCPLAVVSGHVRVPEVVIRPRRLLIDTTGGTHGNLSCVLLPENRVVSSGEAASPVASSSAKPKSWWKLW; from the coding sequence GTGGCGGGTGTTTCACTGGCGACAAAAATTGACGGGCCGGTCGCCGTCATTGGCGACGTGCACGGCCAGGTCGACAAACTGCTGGCCGTCCTCGACAAACTGCAACGGCTCCCCGACTACGCACAGCGCTGGATCGTCTTCATCGGAGACCTCGTCGATCGCGGCCCCGATCCCGCCGGCGCCGTCGAGATCCTGGCGAAACTCCTGAAGAGCCATCCCCGCACCACGGCGATCGAAGGAAATCACGAGTTCGCCATGCTCTCGGCTCTCGGCTGGCATCCGTCGCTCGAATTCACGAACTGGCGCGAACGCTGGGTCGGTCAGTACGACGCCGAGACCACGTTCGAGTCGTATGGAGCAGAGTTCGGCAACCTCGAAGATCTGGCCGCAAAGGTTCCTCCGCACCACCGCGAACTGCTGGTCAATCTGCCTTGGGCCGTCGAGCATCCGAAATACCTCTTCGTGCACGCCGGTCTGGACCCCAACCAGCCCTACGACCTGCAGCGCCGCGTGCTGAAAGCCCGGGATTTCACTCTCAGTCGCCCTCCCTGGCTCTGCTCCAAGGCCTTCATCGAGCAGGAACCGCCGAACGACTGCCCGCTGGCGGTCGTCTCGGGACACGTCCGCGTCCCGGAAGTCGTGATTCGGCCGCGACGCCTGCTGATCGACACCACCGGCGGCACGCACGGCAACCTGAGCTGCGTCCTGCTCCCCGAAAACCGGGTCGTCTCCTCCGGCGAAGCCGCCTCCCCGGTCGCATCCTCCTCCGCCAAACCCAAATCCTGGTGGAAACTCTGGTAA
- a CDS encoding 3-keto-disaccharide hydrolase, with the protein MHFLPVSLRSMAFLAVLACVSSAALAEDWTALFNGKDLEGWTPKIRYSALGENYGNTFRVEDGLLKVRYDQYEKFDERFGHLFYREPLSHYRLRVEYRFVGDQAPGGPGWAIRNSGVMIHGEAPQTMAKDQDFPASIEVQLLGGAATGERTNANLCTPGTNVVMEGKLVTRHCTSSKSKTYRGDEWVTVEIEVHGGKVIRHLIDGEEVLSYEQPQLDDRDAHAKELAAKQGGQLLLNGGTISLQSESHPIDFRKVELLKLKD; encoded by the coding sequence ATGCACTTCCTGCCCGTCAGTCTACGTTCGATGGCTTTCCTGGCTGTTTTGGCGTGCGTTTCCAGTGCTGCGTTGGCCGAGGACTGGACGGCCCTCTTCAACGGCAAAGACCTGGAAGGCTGGACGCCGAAGATCCGCTACTCGGCGCTGGGCGAGAACTACGGCAATACGTTCCGCGTGGAAGACGGCCTGCTCAAGGTCCGCTACGACCAGTACGAAAAATTCGACGAGCGCTTCGGGCACCTGTTCTACCGGGAGCCGCTGTCGCACTACCGGCTGCGCGTCGAGTATCGGTTCGTCGGCGACCAGGCGCCCGGCGGACCTGGCTGGGCCATCCGCAACAGCGGAGTCATGATTCACGGCGAAGCCCCGCAGACGATGGCCAAGGACCAGGATTTCCCGGCTTCGATCGAAGTGCAGCTCCTCGGCGGCGCCGCGACCGGGGAGCGGACCAACGCCAATTTGTGTACGCCGGGCACGAACGTCGTCATGGAGGGCAAGCTGGTGACGCGTCACTGCACCAGCTCGAAGTCGAAGACGTATCGGGGCGATGAGTGGGTGACGGTGGAGATCGAAGTCCACGGCGGCAAGGTCATCCGGCATCTGATCGACGGCGAAGAGGTCCTGTCGTACGAGCAGCCGCAGCTCGACGATCGCGACGCGCATGCGAAGGAGCTGGCGGCGAAGCAGGGCGGGCAACTGCTGCTCAACGGGGGAACGATCTCGCTGCAGTCCGAAAGCCATCCAATCGATTTCCGGAAGGTGGAGCTGCTAAAGCTCAAGGACTGA
- a CDS encoding DUF692 domain-containing protein, with amino-acid sequence MPPDAIAAVSPDNQPDSAWSDLPRLGVGFGFRAPYRADVFLHAGNIDFLEITADHYFDVPTDKLDELDLLRNRFPLIPHGLSLSLGSANGPRPDYVRKLAALVESLRPPWWSEHIAFTQAGSGNIGHLAPLPLTRDSLAILQRNIRSVRQEIPGPLILENITYEVTYPWSDLDEASFLGELLDSAGCGLLLDVTNVYTNSVNHGFDPLRFLQRLPADRIVQLHFVGGHWRDGVLIDSHSRPTPPEVWQLLEEVVKFAPVKGLILERDENLPPFAEILDELQHVRELWRQHQPTVETSR; translated from the coding sequence ATGCCACCCGATGCTATAGCCGCAGTTTCGCCCGACAATCAACCGGACTCGGCGTGGTCCGACCTGCCCCGGCTGGGCGTCGGCTTCGGGTTTCGCGCCCCCTATCGGGCGGACGTCTTCCTGCACGCCGGAAACATCGACTTCCTGGAAATCACCGCAGACCACTACTTCGACGTTCCGACCGATAAGCTCGACGAACTGGATCTCCTGCGCAACCGGTTTCCGCTGATCCCGCACGGCCTGTCCCTCTCTCTGGGCTCGGCGAATGGCCCGCGTCCGGATTACGTGCGCAAGCTGGCGGCGCTCGTCGAGTCGCTGCGGCCGCCGTGGTGGAGCGAGCACATCGCGTTCACGCAGGCCGGCAGCGGGAACATCGGACATCTGGCCCCGCTGCCGCTGACCCGCGATTCGCTCGCCATCCTCCAGCGCAACATCCGTTCGGTCCGCCAGGAGATTCCGGGCCCGCTGATCCTGGAGAACATCACGTACGAAGTGACGTATCCGTGGTCGGACCTCGACGAAGCCAGCTTCCTGGGCGAACTGCTCGACTCCGCCGGCTGCGGCTTGCTGCTGGACGTGACGAACGTCTACACGAACTCCGTCAATCACGGCTTCGATCCTCTGCGGTTTCTGCAGCGGCTGCCGGCCGACCGCATCGTCCAGCTTCACTTCGTCGGCGGCCACTGGCGCGACGGCGTGCTGATCGATAGCCATTCCAGACCGACGCCCCCCGAAGTCTGGCAGCTTCTCGAAGAAGTCGTCAAATTTGCCCCGGTGAAGGGACTGATTCTGGAACGGGACGAGAATCTCCCGCCGTTCGCCGAGATCCTGGACGAGCTGCAGCACGTTCGCGAACTCTGGCGCCAGCATCAACCGACCGTCGAGACGTCTCGATGA
- a CDS encoding TIGR04222 domain-containing membrane protein: MLDWLWNNPLGTMYGPYFLALYTIAIGTVIVGSRWLIRQGDETRHVPTPPVPETPDPYLVAWLRGNTNEVARLALFDLLQQGRIEQYAKKSAFGLVSTQMLRRAEGARGDDLSPLLNAVWKWLGTEREANKVFQSGLPEAVAPFTESLQADCERLGLITREEGLHGQRLIRGAGLLAIAVLGGYKFAVALATGHHNVAILVVLGLGGCAAQLVLARTRRLTDLGRRTLKAMQTAFAGVQKDVPADATTDPRLLLAMGVFGIIALQGTAHGGFYDLYRKSAAASGGCGAGIGASCGSASCGGGSGCGGGGCGGCGGS; the protein is encoded by the coding sequence ATGCTGGACTGGCTCTGGAACAACCCGCTCGGAACGATGTACGGTCCGTACTTTCTCGCTCTCTACACAATCGCCATTGGAACGGTGATCGTCGGCAGCCGCTGGCTGATACGGCAGGGCGACGAAACGCGCCACGTACCGACGCCCCCCGTCCCCGAAACTCCCGACCCCTACCTGGTCGCCTGGCTCCGCGGCAACACCAACGAAGTCGCCCGCCTGGCCCTCTTCGATCTGCTCCAGCAGGGCCGCATCGAACAGTACGCGAAGAAAAGCGCCTTCGGCCTTGTCTCGACGCAGATGCTCCGCCGGGCCGAAGGGGCCCGCGGGGATGACCTGTCGCCGCTGTTGAATGCGGTCTGGAAGTGGCTCGGCACGGAACGCGAAGCAAACAAGGTCTTCCAGTCCGGACTGCCAGAAGCGGTCGCACCTTTCACCGAATCGCTGCAGGCCGACTGCGAGCGGCTGGGGCTGATCACCCGGGAAGAGGGGCTGCACGGACAGCGCCTGATCCGTGGCGCGGGACTCCTCGCGATCGCGGTCCTCGGCGGCTACAAGTTCGCGGTTGCCCTGGCGACCGGCCACCACAACGTCGCGATTCTGGTCGTGCTTGGCCTCGGCGGCTGCGCGGCCCAGCTCGTTCTGGCCCGTACCCGGCGGCTCACCGACCTGGGTCGCCGGACGCTCAAAGCCATGCAGACCGCATTCGCAGGAGTTCAGAAGGACGTCCCCGCCGACGCCACCACCGATCCGCGGCTGCTGCTGGCGATGGGCGTCTTCGGCATCATCGCGCTGCAGGGAACCGCCCACGGCGGGTTCTACGATCTCTACCGGAAGTCGGCAGCGGCGTCCGGCGGCTGCGGAGCGGGTATCGGGGCGAGTTGCGGCAGTGCGAGCTGTGGCGGCGGCAGCGGGTGCGGAGGAGGAGGCTGCGGAGGGTGCGGCGGTAGCTGA
- a CDS encoding GDSL-type esterase/lipase family protein yields MNVRKFAGWWLAIVMLSAVPLSGQEPPASRWEDAMQAFERQDRKSPPAQQANVFVGSSSIRMWKLQDAFPGHDCVNRGFGGSEMADAAQYVKRIVLPLKPRVIVLYSGDNDLSKNKTPEDVLAAYQDFARQVREQSAETKLVVLALKPSPRRFSLADKYRAANRLLEAAVKTDPHAVFIDVWSPMLGEEGFPRPELYMADQLHLTPAGYRVWNQLVEPHLAPRAP; encoded by the coding sequence ATGAACGTGAGAAAATTCGCCGGATGGTGGCTCGCGATCGTAATGCTCTCGGCCGTGCCCCTTTCCGGTCAGGAACCGCCGGCTTCGCGGTGGGAAGATGCGATGCAGGCTTTCGAGCGACAGGACAGGAAGTCCCCCCCTGCACAGCAGGCCAACGTCTTCGTCGGCAGTTCCAGCATCCGGATGTGGAAACTGCAGGACGCGTTCCCGGGGCATGACTGCGTGAATCGGGGCTTCGGCGGTTCCGAAATGGCCGACGCCGCGCAGTATGTGAAACGGATCGTCCTGCCGCTCAAGCCGCGGGTCATTGTCCTCTACTCCGGGGACAATGACCTGTCCAAGAACAAGACACCGGAGGACGTGCTGGCCGCATACCAGGACTTCGCCCGGCAGGTCCGCGAACAGTCCGCGGAAACGAAACTCGTAGTCCTCGCCCTCAAACCCAGCCCGAGGCGTTTTTCGCTGGCCGACAAGTATCGGGCCGCCAATCGCCTGCTGGAAGCGGCTGTGAAAACCGATCCGCACGCGGTCTTCATCGACGTCTGGTCGCCGATGCTCGGCGAGGAAGGTTTCCCCCGTCCCGAACTGTACATGGCCGATCAGCTCCACCTGACCCCCGCCGGCTACCGCGTCTGGAATCAGCTCGTCGAACCCCATCTGGCCCCGCGAGCTCCGTAA
- a CDS encoding ExbD/TolR family protein, with the protein MKLSKSKGPSKVEIPMAPMIDIVFQLLVFFMLNLKIIAPEGDFNINMPIGMAASSEPNQLPDLKVGLRANPDGSLAQLTFGGRNLGNDDAAFDRLNAEILKVIVKPGNPLTKDIEVEIDADFNVRYEYTIRAVSKCTGRLDPQTKRIVRYIEKVKFKPSKRPEAE; encoded by the coding sequence ATGAAGCTATCGAAGTCGAAAGGTCCGAGCAAAGTCGAAATCCCGATGGCGCCGATGATCGACATCGTGTTTCAGCTCCTCGTCTTCTTCATGCTGAACCTGAAGATCATTGCCCCCGAAGGGGACTTCAATATCAACATGCCCATCGGCATGGCCGCCAGCAGCGAGCCGAATCAGCTTCCCGACCTGAAAGTCGGCCTCCGGGCCAATCCGGATGGATCGCTGGCCCAGCTCACTTTCGGCGGCAGGAACCTCGGAAACGACGACGCGGCCTTCGACCGCCTGAACGCCGAGATCCTGAAAGTCATCGTCAAGCCCGGCAACCCGCTCACCAAGGACATCGAAGTCGAGATCGACGCCGATTTCAACGTCCGCTACGAATACACGATCCGTGCCGTGTCGAAGTGCACCGGCCGGCTCGATCCCCAGACGAAACGCATCGTCCGGTATATCGAGAAAGTCAAATTCAAGCCGTCCAAGCGACCGGAAGCCGAGTAG